The sequence CGCATAAGCAACGGTTGCTTGAATATCGCTCAGGCTTTCGCCAGGAAAACCGATGATATAAAAAGCATGAAGACGAAGACCGGCTTCGTGACAATAACGCATCATTGCTTCAACTTGTTGGAGGTCCAGCCGCTTGCGAACGATATTATCGATAACGCTTTGCACGCCCGATTCAATAGCGACGGTCAGGAATTGGCAGCCTGATTCCTTGGCGCGGTGGACTCGAGGCAGGGTCCACGCATCTCCACGAACGCCGTTTGGGGTATCCCATTTAATTTTGGGGTTGAAGGTCATCATGTAATCGACGATTTCATCATAACGCCCGGGAACATGCACCAAGTTGTCGTCTTCGAAATGAATAAAGTCGACGCCGTAGTCGTCTACCAGAAGCTTGATGTGCCTGCGTGTGTACTCAGGCGAATTCGCCCGGAACTTGTAACCCATCGTGGTTTGAATGGAACAAAATACACACTTATGCGGGCAACCGCGACTGGTCAGTAAACTGATCGGCCGCTCACCCCATTCCCGAAACCGCGGCGATAGTCCGCGCCGAGCCAGCGCAAAATATTCCTCCATCGGAATAAGATCATAAGCCGGTAGTGGTAATTCGTCTAATGGATCTATAAACGACACCGGCGCGCGCGGGTTAGATCGAAGCAACTTCAAGTCCTCCGGCTCGCCGATGACACCGGGTAAATGCGGATTATTCTCGCCTTGCTGCAAGGCAATCAACAGCTGAGTCAGGCGCTCCTCGCCTTCACCCACGACTACATAATCAATAGATGGGCGCATTAGCGCTTCGATAGGAAAAACCGAGACGTGCGGTCCGCCAATGACAACAATCGCATCGGGTGCGATACGCTTGGCCAGATCGGCAAAGTGATAAGCCCGTTCGATTTGCGCTGTGAACATATTGGAGATCCCGATAACATCGGGATTGGCCGCACGAATCCGGGCTTCCATCTGCTCGTCGGTATCGCCGAAAATCCATTGCTTGCCTTCATTCCGTATGTCCGCGCTCATGCGCGCGTCGTAGATCTGAATTGATCCGCGCCATTGGCTTTCCCGCAGATATGCGGCAATAGACAGCAAACCCACCGGCGGGCTTATAGCAGGCCGGGCTTTCATACCATCCAATTGAACGCGTTGATTCGGCACACAAAGCATAAGTTTCATTGTTATGGATTCCCGAATGGTTTTTCTTCCGACAAGGACCTGACTTCGCAGTTTGTTTCGTGTTTGCGTTACAATGAGTCTCTAAAAGAAACATCACCTGCGCATAACCCGTGCCACATCGGTTTTGGATATGATGACAGAGTCGCCTGTCAATAGTTGTATCGCTCGCCAAAAACGCTTGGATAACCCAGACCATCCTTGCCCGCGTGTCAGACGAACCAGGTAGTGCGCCTGCCGCCAAAGCCATCCGGGCTTTCTGAACTTACGCCGTAACCAACTGGTGTGCGCATCGGTAGTGAAACGCTCCAGATATTCGCAGGAAAAATCCGGGTAGTTGATAACACTCATGTTGCTGCCGTCATATTCTTCCCATCTGAAGGACCGGATCCTGCCTTCAGCCGCAAGCTCGTTATAGAAATCTGTACCGGGACAGGGTGTCGCCATGCTGAACTGAACTGAATCGATATCAAGCTCGCAGGCATATTCGAATGTTGCCTCCATCGTCTCCCGGGTTTCGTTTGTTAATCCGAATACGACGGACATGTGAGTCTTGATGCCGAGTTTACCTGCCTTATCGATCAGTTTTTCCAGGCGATGCACCTTGAGCGGTTTTTTTATTGCATCAAGGATTTCTGAGTCAGCACTGTCCAAACCGAACTTCAGGCCCACACAGCCTGCATCCGCCATGCATTCCAGCATCTCGTCATTTAAGGCAATGGCATCGCCCATCGCCGACCAGGCAATATTCAAATGACGCCGTTTGATCTCAGCGCAAAGCTGACGCACATGTTTCCTATTCGAGGTAAAGTTGTCATCATCAAAATAGATTTCCTTGACGTCAAACTTGTTAATCAGCAGTTGCATCTCGTCAACGATGCGCGGGGCGCTGAAGTAACGTTGCGGCTCGCCACGGTACAACACTTGTATCCAGACGCAGAAGTTACAGCGATAGGGGCATCCGCGGCTAGTGTGCATGCTTGCCGTCGGGGTATGTTGAAACATCCCGTCATAATAAGCGGTGATTGCCGGTTCCGAATTCCGGGGAAATAGGTGCCGTGCAGGCGGCGGTAATTGGTCAAGAGGATCGATAAGGGGCGCCTGCGGATTGACAAGTACTCGTCCATCATTTGCCCGATAGGCTAATCCTGCCACATTTGCCAGCGGGACACCCTCTCGCAAGGCTTTGGTCAAGTTAAGGCATGCCAGCTCGTATTCGCCTATCAGTATGAAATCGATATGAGAGTGCTGCTTCAGTAATTCACTTGCAAACACACTGGCATGAGAGCCTGCTACTACGATTTTTGCTCCGGTTTGTTCTTTGAGTTGATAGGAAAATCGCAATGCATCAACAATCACGGCGGTATTCGGTTCCAGAAGAATAACGGCCGGCTTTGTTTCGAGTGCACCCTGCAAAAACTCATTCTCGGAAAGATTCAATGGGACGCCGTCGATCACGGAAATATTAAAACCTTCGCGCTCGAGTAATGCCGCAGTATACGCGAGGAAGAAAGGAAAGGTCACATAACGCGGCCGTTCGGTTGACTGTTTCAATAAAGTGAGCGGGAAACGCATGCCCGAGCCCAGCATGTAGCGTTCCAGTCCGTCGGATAGAGGGCGGCGAAAGGCTGGATTGGCGATCAAAATATTCATTTAATTGCGCGTGAAACCCCGCCGTTCAGGGCGAGGAGGTAAGCGCGTCAGCCATAGCCGACCCTCTCCACGCATTCTCCGTAATTTGGCTTACTTGGTTGTAGTTAATTCACATTATTTAAGTTAAAAATTGAAACATGGGTAATAACGCATATAAATTGCCGCACGATGAATGATCTTGGACGTGTCCAGAGTATTCAACAACACTTGATCGCGACATCAATGCGAACGCGAGCGGGCTGCTCGTTAATAGCCTTTGGAGATTGAGTTAGTCATGTTCGGTTAGTCCGCATAAGCATCGTTCGTTGAATTAGGAATCCCCTTCCTTTAGAGTAGGGAGAAGCCAAGACTCGACCTTGTTTATAGCAAAAAAACGATCTTTAAGAACATGACTTGCGAACTCGAAAGCCCCCGGATAAACCCTCGACCGGTAATGGGGCTCATGGATGAAGCGGTGAATCCATTCAACACCCAGAGCGGAGACCCAGAATGGCGCCCGGTATTTTTCGCCTGCATATACGCCGATCGTGCCCCCGCCAATATGCCAGCACAGTGCACCACTGCATATTTCGCGGGCATCCAGCAGGATTCGCTCTGATTTCGGGGTACCCGCACCTACCAGGACAACATCAACATCCGAATGTTTGCGCAAAATTTCCTTATAAGCGTCGGCATCTGAAAAGCCATGAAATGCTTCGGCGATTCGCCAAGCACCTTGGCGCGTATTGATATACTCGGCGGCAAGTTTTACTTGGTGCGGCGTACCGCCGATGAGAAGCGCATTGATACGTTGGAAAGGAGGCCAGTCCAGCGCACGGTCACACAATGCCGTTGCAACCACACGGGGCGGCGTTTGCCTGAACAAAATACGAAACACCAAGGAGACACCTACACCGTCAATGCAAATAAGGTCGCATGCATGCAAAAACTTGCGCACAACCGGTTCGCGATGGGCAAAATTGTATACGTGCGGGTTAAGAAAGCCCACAAGTTGGCCTTGTCTGGCGGGCTTGCGTATCCACTCCTGTAGAAAAGCATCTAACTCCGGCAGGTTACCGGTATGTAGTGGCAACCTGCCGAACTTATAGGGCTTTATGCCAAAATTAGTGGCAGTAAGCACGGTCATTGCCTAATTCGCTGCTACTGTGTCCGCTAACGGTTGGTTGTCGAGCGTTCTTGATCGCACGGGCCCGGTAGTGGTTTAAAATGCGTTCAAGGCCGTTCGACAAGCTGATACTTGGCCGCCATCCCGTATCGGCAATGGCTTTTGCGATGTCTGGAACCTTGTCGAAGGCTTCGATATACCGATTACCATAGAGGCTTACCGGATCCACGTACTGCAACGTGGAGCTTGAATTGCACAAGCGCACGATGGCTAATGCTAATTCTTCTATCCTAATGACGCTATCCGGGTGACCAATGTTGTAAATATTGTTCAGCCGTCCTTTTGCCTGCACCTGGATGATACCGTTTACAAGATCGAGAACATGGCAGAAAGAACGAACCTGTTGGCCGGTGCCGAAAATTTGCAGTTCTTGTCCACTTAGTGCGGATTCGAAAAACTTAGGGATGACGAAACCAATGGCTGAACTTTGCCATTCTCCCATTGCATTGAATGGTCGAACAATCCGGAGTTCGAATGCGCCTTCCTCGGCGAGGTTCAGCAACACATGTTCAGCCGTTAACTTAGCAAGTGCATACTCCATTCTGGCGCCGCGCTTGCATGGCACAATCTGCTCAGCGGATTCTTGAAACCGCCCGTCCCGCCCGTAAACCTCTGACGATGAGACGTAGAGGAGACGGGCACCTGAATGGCTTGCAATCCGAGCAGCTTTCTCTGCCAGGGCGAGAATTTCTTGTGCGATGTAACCGTACTTTTCCAAGATGCCGAGCGATCCTACGGGACTAGCTAGATGATAGACCTCGTTAAATATGCCCATGTCGTCGGACATGGTTCGAAAATCTGTGGTGAGAATTGTGATACGGCCAATCAGATCGGAAAAATCCAGTTGGGTCGAGCTTAGATTGTCAACAACTACAATCCTGCTGTCCGGTTCTGTCTCCAATAAGCGCTTGCAGAGGTGATAGCCTATGAACCCAAGCCCACCGCTTACGAGAATTTGCTTTTCCATTATTGAACACCTGTAGGTTTGATTATTCCTTGAGATTTGCAAAACGGAGGCAATTAAGTCCGACTCCAACGCATTTGTTTATTCTAACAAAAAATATCATTGTCTTAATGTAATAAATCAATGCCCAACTGGAATTCTTTCCAAGGAACGGGGCGGCTTATTTTTTGTAAACAGTAAAAGATAATGACGGAATTATAATTGTCGAATTGACGGGTACGGTCTAATAAATACCAGACGCTGGAATATTTATCGGCTATCGACAATTCGCTTGACCCGAAACGCTTCAGCATAGGATTTGCATATTTGCGCGCCACGCAGGCAGGCTTGAGCACGAAGGGTTTCCGGTGACCTGTGTCCACGGACCTGTGAGGCATAAAGCGCGTAAGCCGTTAATTTGCGCTCGATTTGTATCTCACGGAAGTAGGTTGGTTCGCTTGGCGCCGAATGAAACCAGACCACACTGTCGGGCTGTTCAAATATCAGCACATTCGGCACAAACCAATTGCTGTCATGCGGCCGGGTAGCCACCAATCCGGCATCGTATACCGCCCGATGATCTTGGTTATAAGAAGGCTCGGGCATAAGCACGGTAAGAGGTTTCAGCCGGTTTATGGTTTGTTCTATGGTAGGGATAAGATCGGGCATCCGGTAATTGTTTACCGGATTATCGAGCACTTCCCATTGGAACTCGAGCATTCCGGCAGCTCGTTCCAGCTCTTGTATTCGTTCGTTACGAGAAACAGTAGGCCGGTCCTCTGCGCCGAAGTAAAGCACAAAGCAGTCAGGCCCTAAAAAGGAAAAGCAGCCCAACACCTCATCGTCGATGTGCGGGGACAATATTAGGATGTTATGATTCGCGGCCATTTCGGCATTGTATTCGAAGATTCCGGAAAATACATCTCTATGCAAATCTCCTGCGGACTTACGCAGTCCCAAACACCATCCCAGTCCGGACGTAAAATGCGTATTTTAATTATTCAGAACCACTACATTGGTTTCGGCGGCGACGATGTTGTAGTTGCGGCCGAAACCTCGCTCCTTCAATCAAAGGGGCACGAAGTGTCATTGTGGAGTTTACGAAATGACGACCTCACTCATTTGAGACCTAAAATCGAAACAGCGCTGAATTTGACTTATAACCACAAAGTGAAAGCGGCTCTGGCTAAACATATTGCTAAATTTCGTCCGGATGTGATGCATTGCCATAACCTGTTTCCCCGTATTACCCCGGCCGCTTATGATGCTGCACGAGAGGCTAACGTGCCGATAGTGCAGACCTTGCACGATTTTCGTTCTTTTTGCTGCGCCGGCGCCTTCCTTTATAGGAAAGAACTGCCATGCGAGCTTTGCGTGACCGGCTCGTCCTATTGGGGGGCTTGGCACCGTTGCTACCGAGGGTCTTGGGTTGGCTCCCTTGTGCTATCACATACGCTCGATTTCCATCGGCGGCACAAAACCTTGCAGCGGCAAATACAACGTTTTATTGCACCATCGGAAGCATCGAAATACCGGTTTGTTGCTGCCGGATTGCCGGACGACCGCATCATCGTCAAGCCTAATTTCATCAAGGATCCAGGCTATATACTTTGTGAAAATCGCAAAGGCGCGTTATTCGCTGGCCGACTTAGTCCTGAAAAAGGCATAACAACACTGATTAAGGCATGGGAACATATCCGATATCCATTAAGTATTCTTGGAAACGGGCCCCTGATGAAAAACCTTCAAAGAATACCCAACCCATGCCTGACATTTCTCGGACATCAACCTAATTCTGAAGTTGGGCGTTTCATGAGCCAAGCCGAGTTTTTGGTGATGCCGTCTGAATGGATTGAAACATTTGGAATGGTCATCGTGGAGGCATTCGCCTACGGCTTGCCGGTTATTGCCAGCCGGTTGGGCGCTATGGCCGAAATTATCGATGACGGCGTCACCGGCCTGCATTTTATCTCCGGAGATGCCAACGACTTAGCGGCAAAGGTTAATTGGGCGATTTCCCACCCTGAACGAATGGCGGAAATGGGCGTTGCTGCACGGCGTGTTTATGAGGCCAGATACAACGAACACGAAAATTACCGGCAGCTTATTCAAATATATGAATCTGCACAAGCAAAGGTCTAAAAGCTGGTACGCACTCGTGCTGAGTTTAAGGGTGTTTAAGGCATGACATAATGCCTTCGGCGAAGCGTTCCGCCATATTTTCAATAGTATATTGCTGTGAACTGATTAATGCACCATTACTTAACTCTTGCAGACGGGATTCTGCTCCAAGCAAAGAAATAATTTCGTCTGCATAAACCCGGACATCGTCGACAATCAACAGCCCGTTTACGCCATCGTTTAGGTAATCGATTTCGGGACTATGAACCGGAATATCGGTAGTGATCAACGGCAATCCTGCGGCGAAGGCATCCAAGATAACGAGCCCAACAAGTCCCGGACAGAGGAGTAATTTTGACAGGCGAAAGCACAACGCCTTTTCCTTACCGAAAGAAGGACCGAGATAATGAATACGATGATCACTGTCGGCAGCCTGTCGCACTAGATCCCTCATGACGCCATCACCCAGCAACAGCAAGTGGAAGTCGGGCCGATCGGCATGAATTAATTTCACCACCTCAAATAAAAACTCCAAACGCTTATCGCCGTACAACCCGCCGCAGAACACGCCAATTGGCGCATCGATAGGAATATGATTTACTTTTGCAAAGTCTTGTAACTCAGCCGTTGTCACCGACAACAGTGCCGAGCGAAAGCCGGAAACATCCACGCTGTTGTTGAGGACGGTAATCTGCTTACTTGGTATGCCATCAAGTAACAGGTAGTCGCGTGTCCCTGCCGTGTAAGCGAACCACCATTGCCCTGCTCGCGTTATTGTACGACGCAGCAGCTCCGTGAACGAACCCTCACCGGTTCGTAACTTCTTCCACCATACCCAGTAAGCAAGTTTGGGACGTCCTAACAGCGCGACAATGCTAAGAGGGTAATTCAACAAATGCCCGTTAGCGTTGAGCACAATGACTAGATCTGAGGATAGCATCCGCCAAAATATCGGTTGGTAGAGCACCTTACCACCAAAAAACCAGTAGTTTTTGACCTTCAGACCAATTGACTCAGGCAAATCGACTAAGTCACGCTTGGCAGCTTGGTCGGCATTCGGTGTCCCATAGGCAACTTGCAGCTTGATATCATTCTGTAGTAAATGTTGATAGAGCAATTCGTAAAGCTTCGATCGATAGTGCGGAACCACCGGCTGGACGATAAGAACGCGAGCACGCATGTAATAAGTGACTTTAGAGCCTCTAAATAAAGCTCTTAATTTTCTAAACATCACTTAGTTCGACTTTGTCATGTTGTTTTTACCACTTACTCATTTTGGACAGTTTTTCTTTTTCTTGATTAAAGCCACAGGTAGTTTTGATAATCCTTGCAGACATAAAGATAAATTGTTAATGAGTGATCTTGCCAGTTCATTGATGTTTTAGTTTGTTGAGTATAGTTAGCGCCTGAAAGAAAACCCAATTAAGCTATACAACACAATATGTTATAATTAAACAGAAGCACCAAGACCTATCGTGCTAACACCGATCTTACCACTCATCCGCCTAAAATTGGCTTGTGAGTGGATAAATCCACACAATCTTCCTCACGTGAAAATACATGCGCACTGTCATCCAGCCGCAACTGAAACTTGGCGAAATGAATATTGTCGCTATTGTCATCGAGCCCAAGTCGCGTGACGATATCCCTCAACTCTTGCGCGGCCTGCAATGCATTTACACCGAACCGGCCTTGCGCGAACGCATCTTCGCCATTCTCAAGGATGTGCTGCCCGAGCGAGTGGGCGCGCCAGGTAAGGCGAGCGTAACAACAGGACGTCCCGGTATGGTGCATTGGAAGATCCTGGTGCTGGGTGTACTGCGTTTAGGGCTGAATGCCGATTACGACCGCATTCAAGAATTGGCCAATCAGCATGCGACAACTACGCTGACATTTACCGCAACATTCACATACTATTTTTTACTCGTAACCTGACTGCTCCTGACACAATTCTTGCCATCACGTTTTGCCAGATATACGCCCTCATCTGCTGCCTTCAATAGAGCATCTGGTGTTTCCATCACATCTTTACGTACAGCAACGCCCACACTAATGCTACCTAACCAAATACCTTCACCGACTGTTACCTGCAAGTTGGCGATGTTCTTACGTATCAATTCCGCTAAATTGATTGCTCCTTCCAGGGGCGTATCCCTGCAAATGATGAGAAATTCATCTCCACCCAAACGACAAACAATTTCATCGGTCCGGACGCTATATTTCAATTCTCGAGCCAAGACTTGCAATAGAGCATCGCCAGAATCATGACCATAGTTGTCATTGATCTGTTTGAAACCATCGGCATCAATCATCATGCAAGCCAACAGCGAAGCTTTTGCATCGGTGGCACTCCAAAGTTGGCGTAATACATTCATGGCGTAGCGACGATTGGGTAATTCGGTCAACACATCCGTCATGGCTATTTTTTCTAGTTGAACATTGGCATCACTCAATGCTTGTGTTCTCTCCTGAACTTTTGATTCCAGAGTTTTGTTCATCTCTTGCAATACCAAATTACGTGCGGATAACTGGTGGAATAAACCAGTTAAGGCAGCCAATAGGGGTTCAGTGGTTTGCGAACGGTTTTTTTCATCAGCCAAATAAGCGTCTTGTGCAGATTTTCCCGCCTTTATCGCGGCCAATTGCCTAGCCATATCCTGATCCACTCCTAAAATATGGTAGGCCAGCCAATTAATCAGAAAACCTAATAACTGCTCACTGCCTGCACCAGATGTAGGACAAAGCTCTGCTTTCATAGCAAAAACTTGCTGCATGAAACTATTGTGCTCATTCTTTTGAAATTGGAGATGCCTGTCGTCTATTCCCGACTCAAGCATCAGTTTCTCCTCGTCCTGAAAGTGATATTGAGCGTAATCAGCCAGTCGACTCAACAAATCCTCGATATCGGCCAACTTTAACTCATTTTCTGTTAATAGCTCGCCAAACTCGTTCATCATATCCACCAATTTATGATGTTGATCGTCAACATCTGCCAATCCGGTTAGATACATTTCCCCCCATTGAAATGACTGCATGAAAATCCCCCTTAAATTATGTGCGCTAGCCAACCTGATCTATAAGGCATGTCGACGTTATAATTCCAATGATTGCTCAGGTTTAGTTTCTTGATTTCATAATCGGTTTTTCTTGCACCTATCCGGCTTTTCATCTCAGATTAATTGGTTTTAAAAGTTCAGTTTTTCTCACATTAAGTGCCACTGGGATTTTGCCTTATCACATTAAGTGATTTTATCTTTTAGAACTTCTCATTTTTTTGATTCCATTCAGAGCATAAAAATGAGGTGTTGTGAGTACAAAGCCCATTAAGCGGCCACTCGAAATTTTTAATTGTATTTGACTTTGGACTGGTAATTCAGGCCAAAAGCAAACCGCTAAGTTGTAGTCTTTAGTGACAGCCGCTAAGGAGATAGGTGTTAAGTGATATCTATTTGAAATTAAGATATACACACAAAAGGGAAAAGAGACGGTGCGACAACGAACATTAACTCAGCGTTAAGGACATGGATTTTTTCGAACCGTTTGTGTGTGGGTTGGGCGGGTGGTTACTACCCGAACTGCTGCCGTCGGCAACTGCAATTATCTGACGAAAATATAGTTTTGACTCGGTTCATTTTTAACCAAACGTGGGATGGCACTTTCAACCGTTATTTGGTAACTACCCAAGGTTAGCCTGGGCCGGATAATTGCTGGCTCGCCTACAATCGTTTTTTATAGGTTAGAGGAAGCAACCACCAGATTATAAGAATAAGCAAGCTTACGAATGCTGTTACGAATAGGCTCACGATCGAGCCGATTACCT comes from Methylicorpusculum oleiharenae and encodes:
- a CDS encoding B12-binding domain-containing radical SAM protein, with protein sequence MKLMLCVPNQRVQLDGMKARPAISPPVGLLSIAAYLRESQWRGSIQIYDARMSADIRNEGKQWIFGDTDEQMEARIRAANPDVIGISNMFTAQIERAYHFADLAKRIAPDAIVVIGGPHVSVFPIEALMRPSIDYVVVGEGEERLTQLLIALQQGENNPHLPGVIGEPEDLKLLRSNPRAPVSFIDPLDELPLPAYDLIPMEEYFALARRGLSPRFREWGERPISLLTSRGCPHKCVFCSIQTTMGYKFRANSPEYTRRHIKLLVDDYGVDFIHFEDDNLVHVPGRYDEIVDYMMTFNPKIKWDTPNGVRGDAWTLPRVHRAKESGCQFLTVAIESGVQSVIDNIVRKRLDLQQVEAMMRYCHEAGLRLHAFYIIGFPGESLSDIQATVAYALDRYWRFGVVPMLQPLIPIPGTDVYHEIAAQGLHNGTIETEYNQVKTADFDPEIIQSIYRAYLRKRLIIFALRSLISISELIYNVRLILRYPKGAIYAIRNAIRANG
- a CDS encoding B12-binding domain-containing radical SAM protein is translated as MNILIANPAFRRPLSDGLERYMLGSGMRFPLTLLKQSTERPRYVTFPFFLAYTAALLEREGFNISVIDGVPLNLSENEFLQGALETKPAVILLEPNTAVIVDALRFSYQLKEQTGAKIVVAGSHASVFASELLKQHSHIDFILIGEYELACLNLTKALREGVPLANVAGLAYRANDGRVLVNPQAPLIDPLDQLPPPARHLFPRNSEPAITAYYDGMFQHTPTASMHTSRGCPYRCNFCVWIQVLYRGEPQRYFSAPRIVDEMQLLINKFDVKEIYFDDDNFTSNRKHVRQLCAEIKRRHLNIAWSAMGDAIALNDEMLECMADAGCVGLKFGLDSADSEILDAIKKPLKVHRLEKLIDKAGKLGIKTHMSVVFGLTNETRETMEATFEYACELDIDSVQFSMATPCPGTDFYNELAAEGRIRSFRWEEYDGSNMSVINYPDFSCEYLERFTTDAHTSWLRRKFRKPGWLWRQAHYLVRLTRGQGWSGLSKRFWRAIQLLTGDSVIISKTDVARVMRR
- a CDS encoding WecB/TagA/CpsF family glycosyltransferase; this encodes MLTATNFGIKPYKFGRLPLHTGNLPELDAFLQEWIRKPARQGQLVGFLNPHVYNFAHREPVVRKFLHACDLICIDGVGVSLVFRILFRQTPPRVVATALCDRALDWPPFQRINALLIGGTPHQVKLAAEYINTRQGAWRIAEAFHGFSDADAYKEILRKHSDVDVVLVGAGTPKSERILLDAREICSGALCWHIGGGTIGVYAGEKYRAPFWVSALGVEWIHRFIHEPHYRSRVYPGAFEFASHVLKDRFFAINKVESWLLPTLKEGDS
- a CDS encoding NAD-dependent epimerase/dehydratase family protein — its product is MEKQILVSGGLGFIGYHLCKRLLETEPDSRIVVVDNLSSTQLDFSDLIGRITILTTDFRTMSDDMGIFNEVYHLASPVGSLGILEKYGYIAQEILALAEKAARIASHSGARLLYVSSSEVYGRDGRFQESAEQIVPCKRGARMEYALAKLTAEHVLLNLAEEGAFELRIVRPFNAMGEWQSSAIGFVIPKFFESALSGQELQIFGTGQQVRSFCHVLDLVNGIIQVQAKGRLNNIYNIGHPDSVIRIEELALAIVRLCNSSSTLQYVDPVSLYGNRYIEAFDKVPDIAKAIADTGWRPSISLSNGLERILNHYRARAIKNARQPTVSGHSSSELGNDRAYCH
- a CDS encoding PIG-L deacetylase family protein; this encodes MHRDVFSGIFEYNAEMAANHNILILSPHIDDEVLGCFSFLGPDCFVLYFGAEDRPTVSRNERIQELERAAGMLEFQWEVLDNPVNNYRMPDLIPTIEQTINRLKPLTVLMPEPSYNQDHRAVYDAGLVATRPHDSNWFVPNVLIFEQPDSVVWFHSAPSEPTYFREIQIERKLTAYALYASQVRGHRSPETLRAQACLRGAQICKSYAEAFRVKRIVDSR
- a CDS encoding glycosyltransferase family 4 protein codes for the protein MRILIIQNHYIGFGGDDVVVAAETSLLQSKGHEVSLWSLRNDDLTHLRPKIETALNLTYNHKVKAALAKHIAKFRPDVMHCHNLFPRITPAAYDAAREANVPIVQTLHDFRSFCCAGAFLYRKELPCELCVTGSSYWGAWHRCYRGSWVGSLVLSHTLDFHRRHKTLQRQIQRFIAPSEASKYRFVAAGLPDDRIIVKPNFIKDPGYILCENRKGALFAGRLSPEKGITTLIKAWEHIRYPLSILGNGPLMKNLQRIPNPCLTFLGHQPNSEVGRFMSQAEFLVMPSEWIETFGMVIVEAFAYGLPVIASRLGAMAEIIDDGVTGLHFISGDANDLAAKVNWAISHPERMAEMGVAARRVYEARYNEHENYRQLIQIYESAQAKV
- a CDS encoding glycosyltransferase family 4 protein; its protein translation is MFRKLRALFRGSKVTYYMRARVLIVQPVVPHYRSKLYELLYQHLLQNDIKLQVAYGTPNADQAAKRDLVDLPESIGLKVKNYWFFGGKVLYQPIFWRMLSSDLVIVLNANGHLLNYPLSIVALLGRPKLAYWVWWKKLRTGEGSFTELLRRTITRAGQWWFAYTAGTRDYLLLDGIPSKQITVLNNSVDVSGFRSALLSVTTAELQDFAKVNHIPIDAPIGVFCGGLYGDKRLEFLFEVVKLIHADRPDFHLLLLGDGVMRDLVRQAADSDHRIHYLGPSFGKEKALCFRLSKLLLCPGLVGLVILDAFAAGLPLITTDIPVHSPEIDYLNDGVNGLLIVDDVRVYADEIISLLGAESRLQELSNGALISSQQYTIENMAERFAEGIMSCLKHP
- a CDS encoding GGDEF domain-containing protein → MQSFQWGEMYLTGLADVDDQHHKLVDMMNEFGELLTENELKLADIEDLLSRLADYAQYHFQDEEKLMLESGIDDRHLQFQKNEHNSFMQQVFAMKAELCPTSGAGSEQLLGFLINWLAYHILGVDQDMARQLAAIKAGKSAQDAYLADEKNRSQTTEPLLAALTGLFHQLSARNLVLQEMNKTLESKVQERTQALSDANVQLEKIAMTDVLTELPNRRYAMNVLRQLWSATDAKASLLACMMIDADGFKQINDNYGHDSGDALLQVLARELKYSVRTDEIVCRLGGDEFLIICRDTPLEGAINLAELIRKNIANLQVTVGEGIWLGSISVGVAVRKDVMETPDALLKAADEGVYLAKRDGKNCVRSSQVTSKK